The sequence ATGGTGGTAGGTTAGAGAACTGGGTCATTGTTGTACCTTTCAATGTTAATGAAAATGCATAATATAACATTGGATCTATAATTTAGTACAAAGTCATCATTGATCCATAACAATTGATATAATCATTTGGGTCTATTAACATGTTGTATGATTTTAGTATAGGGATCCTCATGTATAGAAAAGCTTTAAGTATTGTAGCTTATAAATGGAGATTCCTTTTTACTTACCCTCGTTCAATCTACACTTCAGGGCTTTCTTTATTCTCTCATATCTTTATTAGTGCATCTTTCTCATTAAAGCTTTCACTACTTTCTTTAACcctttgtttttacttttttttttttatctccctCTTACCCTTTCTTATAactctttcctcttttttagtTACTATACTTTCTTCTCTATCaacctcttttattttatacattgaTTGAGCTTGCTTCGTCTGAAATAAAGCCTTTTGTACTACTTATGCAattatgttttgtattttataccAACCttactcttgttttttttttatatgatgggTATTGTTTTGATTCATGATTATTTGACACTTCCAGCCTTTCATCTTCTATAATTTCCTCCCTATTCATGTTCTGGTCATGATCAAGTCCTACTGCTTGGTAAATTTTGGTATTGTGAGCCATAGCTTTTTGTTACAAGATTCTCACAGACGCTATCAGATGTTATCATCTTCGATCCTTCATATCCATATATAACTTATagatttatgaaataaaaggCTTAACTGAGCCAAAGACTTGATAAGCCCTCAAATTCTCAAGTCAATAATGTATTAGAAAATATTCgtgtttattaatattgaatgtATGTgttgcattattatttttttataacagtcactccattttcttatttgtttctcAAGTTTTTCCCTTTGCGTTCTAGTAAGGGTATTATAGTCCTCTTACATATAGTTGCACCTTTTCCTCTTCACCATTCATTatataaaacagaaaaacatGAGTATTATGTAATTATGAATATGCAAGTTCAATGGTAGAAATCAATAGGTGTGTATAGATGAAAGCCTTGGATTTAAGTTGTGACACAAATAAGGGTGCGATTATAATTTTCTACAGATGGGGATTTAAACAGAAACTTGATTAAGAATTTGCcttatttaatatgtttatcAAACGGCTACTAAAGTGGGCCCTTTTTATTAATAAACGATCTAGATCTAACAAATCATGACCGTTGCGTTTTACTACTGGGCCCTATATATACAGAACTTCTATTGCTGCCAGCCTACATCACCACGTTCTCATTCTCGATTCTCGCATCCTCCACCTCTCTTCTCTCTTAAGAAATGGATCGGAATGGCATGCTTGGATTGGCACTGATGTGCATTATTGTCGCCGGTGTCGGTGGTCAAGCACCGGCTGCGACACCAACATCAACTCCCGCGACTCCAACAACTTCTGCCGTGCCAGTAGCAGCACCATCAAAACCTACAACACCAGCTCCCGTATCATCACCACCTGCGGCAACACCAGCAGCTTCTCCACCGAAACAGACGGTTTCAGGTCCAGTTGCGGCTCCATTGGCCACACCACCTCCATCCGTGACTCCAGTTAGCTCCCCACCGACTCCAGTTCCTGTTAGTTCTCCACCAGCAAAATCTCCTCCTTCTCCCGCGCCTGTTGCCTCCCCAACTAGTGCTCCACCGGCAAGCACTCCAGTTGCTCCACCGACCGCAGAGGTCCCTGCTCCTTCTCATAGTAAAAAGAAGCCAAAGAAGCACCTAGCACCAGCTCCTGGTCCGGCATTGTTGAGCCCACCAGCACCACCAACGGAGGCCCCTGGACCTAGTGCTGAATCCGTCTCTCCTGGTCCAGCTCTCTCTGACAACGTAAGTCATcatttcatctttatttatgAGCAATCTTATGTAACATGTTTGATAGGGAAATGT is a genomic window of Populus alba chromosome 5, ASM523922v2, whole genome shotgun sequence containing:
- the LOC118045742 gene encoding uncharacterized protein, producing the protein MDRNGMLGLALMCIIVAGVGGQAPAATPTSTPATPTTSAVPVAAPSKPTTPAPVSSPPAATPAASPPKQTVSGPVAAPLATPPPSVTPVSSPPTPVPVSSPPAKSPPSPAPVASPTSAPPASTPVAPPTAEVPAPSHSKKKPKKHLAPAPGPALLSPPAPPTEAPGPSAESVSPGPALSDNSGAETIRCLQKMVGGLALGWGLLALIF